In Ureibacillus thermophilus, the genomic stretch GCTCAATGGAATTTAAACGCGGCTATGGCAGCCAACCCGATTGGAGTTATTATAGGGGCTTTAATCTTACTAATAGGTTTATATTTTGCGGCGATAGAAGTAGTGAATCATTTTACGGGCGCGAATATTAGCGCTGTCGGATTAATAACTGGGGCATTCGCGTTCATGTATTCTGTTTTCTACAACGTGATTGCTTATATGTTGAATTTGGTCGTTTCATTCGCTGAGTTTTGGATTAATATATGGCGTAATCCGGTTTACACAATAAAACGTTTCTTTGCGAATTTAGCAAACAGCGCAATCGACATGGCAACATCGATGATCGGCTCGTTCGATAGTGTTGCTACAAATCTTGCGAATATGTTAATTGCTGCTGCTAATAAAGCAATTGAAGGGATTAACTGGATTATAGGAGCACTAAATCAAATACCGGGGTTAGACATTGGTAAAGTCGGTAAATTTAGTGCGAGAACATCAATCAAAGCGGATTATAGCGGTTTAAAAAAGCGTATCAACGATTGGGTCGGAGATATGCCAGAAACGTATATCGAGCTTCCGAGACTTGAGTATATGTCTCCGCTTGATAATGCAGTGAATGCATATAACTGGGGAGCGAATCTATTTAGTGGTTTTGATTTAGATATCCAAAATCAAGAGAGTTTTAACATGGAAAAATATATGAAAGACATCTTAAACTCGGTAAACGGCTTAGGCGATGCAATCGATGCAGGTAACGGATCCGCAAAAGATACAGCTGGCAATACAGGAAAATTGGCTGACAGCGTGGATTTATTAGAAGAAGATATGAAATACTTGAGAGATGCAGCAAACGCCGAAGCAATCAATCGCTATACAACAGGTAATATCACAATTGATATGAGCGGAATGCAGAACAACATCAATAGTGAGCTGGATTTAGATGGAATCGTAGATAAATTAGTAGCAAAAACAGAAGAAGCGCTTGATGCATTGCCGGAGGGGGTGTAATAGGGAATGTATAACTTCTTCTTAGACGGGGTACAATTCCCCGTTGCACCGAAAGAACTCACTTTAAAAATCAACAACAAAAATGAAACTTTGACATTAATTGATGACGGCGAAGTCAATTTATTGAAAAAAGCGGGTCTTACCGAAATAGAATTCGAGATATTACTTCCGAACGTAAAATATCCATTCGCTGTTTATCCGAACGGGTATCAACCTGCATCGTACTACTTAAACAAACTTGAACAGTTAAAAATTAATCAGAAACCATTCGTTTTTATCGTCAACAGAATGAAACCAAACGGAACATTTCTTTTTGATACAAATATGCTTGTATCTTTAGAAGATTACGAGATTCAAGAAGATGCAGAAAACGGTTTTGATGTCATTGTACCAATTCGATTAAAACAGTACCGACCTTGGGGAACGAAAGTTTTAAAAGCGCAAAGTGCACCGCAAACGCAAGTTAAGTCTGTAAAAATTGAAAAACAGCGTGATACAAGCACGAAAACAATTCCTAAAACTTATACAGTAAAATCGGGAGATACACTATGGGCTATCGCCAAAAAAGAATTGGGTGACGGCTCAAAATACACGGAACTA encodes the following:
- a CDS encoding LysM peptidoglycan-binding domain-containing protein, whose protein sequence is MYNFFLDGVQFPVAPKELTLKINNKNETLTLIDDGEVNLLKKAGLTEIEFEILLPNVKYPFAVYPNGYQPASYYLNKLEQLKINQKPFVFIVNRMKPNGTFLFDTNMLVSLEDYEIQEDAENGFDVIVPIRLKQYRPWGTKVLKAQSAPQTQVKSVKIEKQRDTSTKTIPKTYTVKSGDTLWAIAKKELGDGSKYTELAKLNNIKNPNLIYPGQVLKLG